The window GCGTCCATTCGACAAGCTCAGGACATGCCTCGCCGAGCGTTTTTTCAAAGTTTCTAGGCGAAGCAATCCCCCGGCGGGACGCCTTCGGACTCGTTTCCTGACTTTTTGGACAGCCTTCCCGTGTGAATCATTTTTGCAACTTTTCTAAAGTTTCTTTAAAAACACCAAAAGCTTCCTGCCCGTATAAGCAAAAAACGACTTTCTCTACTCCGGTATCTTCCTTCAGATAATCAATTGTGTTTGAGAGCATGATTTCAGCACATCGTTTTATGGGGAAGCCAAAAATGCCGGTACTGATAGCTGGAAAGGAAATGCTTTTGAGGCCGTTGTCAGCGGCGACTTTGAGACTGCTCAAGGTGGCGTTTTTAAGCTTTTCGTCTTCATTACCTTCTCCTATGCGCGGACCGACTGCGTGAATCACGTGTTTGGCTTTCAGATTCCCGGCGGTAGTAATCGCTGCGCCACCGACAGGACAGCCGCCGATTTGGTCGCACTTCTGCTGAATCGCCGGGCCGCCTTTGCTGCGAATCGCGCCGGCGACGCCGGCACCTAGAATGAGGGATGAGTTTGCCGCGTTCACAATTGCATCCGACTCCTGTTCCGTAATATCCCCTTCAACGAGCTCTAAAACCTTGTTATTGATTTCAGTCTGCATTTTTGTCTTTATATCTTGGCATACTCGTTCCAAATTTATTTAAAAGCATTCGAAATGTCAAATGACAAAATAAAAAAGGCCGCTTCGAAAGCGGCCTTTTTTTCTCTGCGAAACTTTATTATTAAAGCAATTTCACCGGCCCGCCGCCAAATTTCTTGCGCTTCTCATCAACTTTATCAAAGAAATTCTTGTCAACCGTGGTGTTGATATGAATCATCGAACCGTCGGATTTTATTTTGATGCCGTTTAACATATCGATAGCTTCTTTGTCGTCTAAGACCATGAGTTTCGCCATCGCTTTGAAACCATTCAGCATTTCCGCAAGCACTTCTGCTTCTTCCGCCGTTCCGAAGTCTCCCTTGATGAAAAGTTTGGCATCTTTGTCGACCCGGGTGTGAAAGATTAGAGACTGCATATTTTCGATTGATTTTGTCCCCTTAAAAGTAGAGCCCTGCTCACGAATTTTTTGCGTCCATGCGTCAGTCATTTCATTCAAATTGATGACCGCCCATAATTGGTCCTGGCTCGGAACCTCATCGATGAAGCGCGCCATGGCTTTATTGCTCAGCACGTTTTTGCCGCCGTCTTTAGACAGATCGATAACATTCTTTAACCATTCTCCATCTCCAATTGCGACTGTTTCTGAATTCAGGAAAGTAAACTCGTTGCCATCGTTTCTACTACGATAACTATCTTCAAGGGTGTAAATTTTATGACCCCGGTAGGTATTTTGCCGAAGCCGGTGATAGCGCTCTTCCTCAATATATTCGACAATTTTTTTCTCGTCAAACTTGCCGCGAACGATGGCGCCGCCAACATTATCGCGCCTGTCCCCACCCGTGCTTCCGAACCACAGTTCGTAAATATCCTTTTCAGGATTCACTCCGGTGGCTTCTAAAAAGTCGCGGTATTCCCGGTCGTCCCGTTTAACTCTTATCTCGTCTTCAAACCGAGCGCTTAACTCTTCACCAAAAGAGGTTTGTTTTATGCTTTTAAAATTTGCATAAAAAAGGATATTCGTTTCTTCAGGCATTAAAGATAAATAGTCGGTTGATTTTGCGGGTGAGGTCACAGCGGATACTTCCCGAGGCCCCTCTCCACCTGAGCATGCTGTCGAGAAAATTAAGATTAACAATAGAATTGGTAAATAAGCTTTTTTCATCATAATACCTCCAATGTTTTTAAAAATCTTTTTTAGAAAAAATACCAATAGAAACTGCGAGCATAACGGTTGCGGCAATTGCGGATGTCCAAAGTGCCGTCCAGCCGTCGAAAGGTTTCCCGCCAACCAAAGAAAATGTTATAAATCCCATGTCATAGGTTTTGGGCAGAACGTGATAAATACTTTCCAAAAAGTAGTAAATCTTTTTTGAAAGCAAGGCATAAAACCGGTCTTTATTGGGTGTAAATACGGCACTAAATAGTATGGCGGAGTAGGCGATCATTATTGTAACACCTGTGCTTCTCGAAACCAGGCCCACGAAAGCCATTAGAGTGTACATAAAAACAAAAGAGACGATCACCATAGGAATGGCATAGAGGTAAGGGAAATACCAGACCCCCGTTTTTATCGATAAAATTAACCAGGAGCCGCCAATCAAATAGATAATATTTAACACCATGATTGACTGAGCGCCAAGATAGCGACCGATGAAAAGCTGCGCTCTTGAAAGGGGTTTGGATATCAAAACCTCAATACTACCTTTTTCAAGCATGCTGGGAACGAGACTCGCGGTGGCAAATATCGAAAAGAAAATGCCGCCGGCAAACGCAAAAAACACCGCAATAAATGATTCAATCACAATGATCATTTCTTGCACGTCAATTGCCTTATTAGTGCGCAAGTCCTCTCCGAAGATCTGCACCATGGCGAAGGCGCCATCCACGACATCCACGTCTAATGCCAAAAGAAAAAAGATATGGTTAATTGTTGAAAGCAGGAAAAACACCACGAAAGTTTTTTTTGCCAACGATTCACGAAAAGTAAGTGCGGTGTATGCAAAAATTTTGGAAAGCAGCTTCATTTTCTATTTATGAATAATTGAACATCTTTGAATATTCACGCACAGACGCTAAGATTACGCAAAGAA is drawn from candidate division KSB1 bacterium and contains these coding sequences:
- a CDS encoding macro domain-containing protein, which translates into the protein MQTEINNKVLELVEGDITEQESDAIVNAANSSLILGAGVAGAIRSKGGPAIQQKCDQIGGCPVGGAAITTAGNLKAKHVIHAVGPRIGEGNEDEKLKNATLSSLKVAADNGLKSISFPAISTGIFGFPIKRCAEIMLSNTIDYLKEDTGVEKVVFCLYGQEAFGVFKETLEKLQK
- a CDS encoding ABC transporter permease subunit, whose product is MKLLSKIFAYTALTFRESLAKKTFVVFFLLSTINHIFFLLALDVDVVDGAFAMVQIFGEDLRTNKAIDVQEMIIVIESFIAVFFAFAGGIFFSIFATASLVPSMLEKGSIEVLISKPLSRAQLFIGRYLGAQSIMVLNIIYLIGGSWLILSIKTGVWYFPYLYAIPMVIVSFVFMYTLMAFVGLVSRSTGVTIMIAYSAILFSAVFTPNKDRFYALLSKKIYYFLESIYHVLPKTYDMGFITFSLVGGKPFDGWTALWTSAIAATVMLAVSIGIFSKKDF